In a genomic window of Candidatus Binataceae bacterium:
- a CDS encoding ABC transporter permease → MAVPLKYNLRSLLVRRVSTLMTGGGIALVVAVFVMVMAMVAGLNSAISDTGSPDNLIVIRRGATTETYSSIQLPQFDAMKFLPQIRRDKDGAPLASPELPVQMLMQRIGGGSDNIVMRGVLPVALEVHDKVHIVEGRMFNPAVNEVIVGKGLVGRYENCAIGSTLHLGRGNWKVVGIFDAAGSSFESEVWGDIHNVQDDTQRGAYYADVRLKLQPGADQDALIRRIADDPQINLQAESEQEYYKDQAVVANQMRVLGMVVAIVMAVGAIFGAMNTMYAAVSTRTTEIGTLRALGFSPAAVMTSFLTEALMLALAAGALGIVLALPINGLSTTFGNFITFSTLAFSFRVTPRIMTEAVVFAAVMGVFGGWLPARQAMKMRVVDALRSV, encoded by the coding sequence ATGGCAGTGCCGCTGAAATACAACCTGCGCAGCCTGCTGGTGCGCCGCGTCTCGACCCTGATGACTGGTGGTGGAATCGCGCTGGTGGTCGCGGTGTTCGTGATGGTCATGGCGATGGTGGCGGGACTCAACTCCGCAATCTCCGACACCGGCTCGCCTGACAATCTTATCGTCATCCGGCGCGGCGCGACGACCGAGACCTACTCCTCGATCCAGCTTCCGCAGTTCGACGCGATGAAGTTCCTGCCGCAGATTCGCCGCGACAAGGATGGCGCTCCGCTCGCTTCGCCTGAGCTGCCGGTGCAGATGCTGATGCAGAGGATCGGCGGCGGAAGCGACAATATCGTCATGCGTGGCGTGCTGCCGGTCGCGCTCGAGGTTCACGACAAGGTTCATATCGTCGAGGGCCGCATGTTCAACCCCGCGGTCAACGAAGTAATCGTCGGCAAGGGGCTCGTCGGGCGCTACGAGAACTGCGCGATCGGCTCGACGCTTCATCTCGGGCGCGGCAACTGGAAAGTCGTCGGAATCTTCGACGCCGCGGGCAGCTCGTTCGAGTCCGAAGTCTGGGGCGACATCCATAATGTCCAGGACGACACGCAGCGCGGCGCATATTACGCCGACGTGCGCCTCAAGCTGCAGCCGGGCGCCGACCAGGATGCGCTGATTCGCCGCATCGCCGACGATCCGCAGATCAACCTGCAGGCTGAATCCGAGCAGGAGTACTACAAGGACCAGGCGGTCGTCGCGAACCAGATGCGCGTGCTGGGGATGGTCGTCGCCATCGTCATGGCAGTCGGCGCGATCTTCGGCGCGATGAATACGATGTATGCTGCGGTCTCCACGCGCACCACCGAGATCGGAACTTTGCGCGCGCTCGGTTTTTCGCCTGCGGCTGTAATGACGTCGTTCCTGACCGAGGCGTTGATGCTGGCGCTGGCGGCAGGCGCGCTCGGAATCGTGCTGGCGCTGCCGATTAACGGGTTGTCAACCACGTTCGGCAACTTCATCACATTCTCAACCCTGGCGTTCAGCTTCCGTGTAACGCCGCGTATAATGACCGAGGCAGTTGTCTTCGCCGCCGTGATGGGCGTGTTCGGTGGATGGTTGCCCGCCCGTCAGGCCATGAAGATGCGCGTCGTCGACGCGCTCAGGAGCGTATGA
- a CDS encoding FtsX-like permease family protein codes for MKYAMLVLKNLTRSKRRTILTVLSIAVSLFIFSALVSLPTVANQILSDTASSVRVSCHNKAGLTYSMPEAYKQRIQTTRHVVAVVPESWFGGIYHEMSDQFPNLAVDPDSAEAMWPDWGVTHDQWEQFRSLRTACLVGSGTMKRFGLHVGQQIQLRGTIYRFNVTLNIVGELQGKAPPNFLIFRRDYLEESEGRPGFVDNFWVRVDKSENVPTVIATLDEGFANSSAETQTETESAFVGQFLNGYRLFFRLAEILGFIVVVTIGMVAANTAAMSIRERRGEIAVMRSIGFTSSTILSLLLSESLVIGLIGGIIGCGAAFVVLKVFSVGAPAMGALSAIQMPPSILIETLIIAAIIGILSALFPALSASRRNIVDTLRTVA; via the coding sequence ATGAAGTACGCGATGCTGGTGCTGAAGAATCTGACGCGCAGCAAGCGGCGCACGATCCTTACCGTGTTGTCGATTGCTGTCTCGCTGTTTATTTTCTCGGCACTGGTCAGCCTGCCGACCGTCGCCAATCAGATTCTGAGCGACACGGCCTCTTCGGTGCGCGTGTCCTGCCACAACAAGGCCGGCCTCACCTACAGCATGCCCGAGGCCTACAAGCAGCGCATCCAGACCACCAGGCATGTCGTCGCGGTAGTTCCCGAGAGCTGGTTCGGCGGGATCTACCACGAGATGTCCGATCAGTTTCCCAATCTCGCGGTTGATCCGGATAGTGCCGAGGCAATGTGGCCCGACTGGGGCGTCACGCACGATCAGTGGGAGCAGTTCCGTTCGCTGCGCACGGCGTGCCTGGTCGGCTCGGGTACGATGAAACGCTTCGGATTGCACGTCGGACAACAGATTCAGCTCCGCGGCACGATCTACCGCTTCAACGTCACGCTCAATATCGTCGGCGAGCTGCAGGGCAAGGCGCCGCCCAACTTCCTGATCTTCCGCCGCGACTATCTGGAAGAATCCGAAGGCCGCCCTGGTTTCGTCGATAACTTCTGGGTGCGCGTCGACAAGTCCGAGAACGTGCCGACGGTGATCGCCACACTCGATGAAGGCTTCGCCAATTCTTCCGCCGAGACGCAGACCGAGACTGAATCGGCGTTCGTCGGACAGTTCCTGAATGGCTACCGGCTGTTCTTCCGCTTGGCCGAGATCCTGGGCTTCATCGTGGTCGTGACGATCGGCATGGTTGCCGCGAACACCGCTGCGATGTCGATTCGCGAGCGCCGCGGTGAAATCGCGGTGATGCGCTCGATCGGCTTCACTTCGAGCACGATCCTCTCACTCCTGCTGAGCGAGTCGCTCGTGATCGGCCTCATCGGCGGAATCATCGGGTGCGGCGCCGCCTTCGTGGTGCTCAAAGTTTTCTCGGTAGGGGCGCCCGCGATGGGCGCACTCAGCGCGATCCAGATGCCGCCTTCGATACTGATCGAAACTCTGATCATCGCGGCGATAATCGGGATCCTGAGCGCGCTGTTTCCGGCGCTCTCTGCCTCCCGCCGCAACATCGTCGATACCCTGAGGACGGTTGCCTGA
- a CDS encoding ABC transporter ATP-binding protein — translation MDTKFAVDLEHVIRTYKRDEFEVRALDDVTIQIPEGRFVAIMGPSGSGKTTMLNLVAGIDHPTSGRVAVGGEEITGMKERDLAAWRARHIGLVFQFYNLIPVLTAFENVELPLLLTHLSKAERREHVETALKVVGLADRMDHYPRQLSGGQEQRVAIARAIVTDPTIVVADEPTGDLDAKSAEDILSLLVELNRQFHKTIVMVTHDPRAERYVDTVYRLDKGILAGVEPGKGGGTPAEAAGATA, via the coding sequence ATGGATACCAAGTTCGCTGTCGATCTCGAGCACGTGATTCGCACCTACAAGCGCGATGAGTTTGAAGTACGCGCCCTCGACGACGTTACGATCCAGATTCCGGAGGGCCGCTTCGTCGCGATCATGGGGCCTTCGGGCTCGGGCAAGACCACGATGCTGAACCTCGTCGCCGGCATCGACCATCCGACCTCGGGCCGCGTCGCGGTCGGAGGCGAAGAGATCACCGGCATGAAGGAGCGCGATCTCGCCGCGTGGCGCGCGCGTCATATCGGATTGGTATTTCAATTCTACAATCTGATTCCGGTGCTCACCGCGTTCGAAAATGTCGAGCTGCCGCTGCTGCTGACGCATCTGAGCAAGGCCGAGCGGCGCGAGCACGTTGAGACCGCGCTCAAGGTCGTCGGTCTCGCCGATCGCATGGATCACTATCCGCGTCAGCTCTCGGGCGGACAGGAGCAGCGCGTCGCGATCGCGCGCGCGATCGTTACCGACCCGACGATCGTCGTCGCTGACGAGCCGACCGGCGACCTCGACGCCAAGTCGGCCGAAGACATCCTGTCGCTGCTGGTCGAGCTTAACCGCCAGTTTCACAAAACGATCGTGATGGTCACGCACGACCCGCGTGCCGAGCGCTACGTCGATACCGTTTATCGCCTGGACAAGGGCATTCTCGCAGGCGTCGAGCCGGGCAAGGGCGGCGGCACTCCGGCCGAAGCCGCGGGAGCCACGGCCTGA
- a CDS encoding PadR family transcriptional regulator — protein sequence MYEGSIRGSRGAAAAGARLHLMQSRPAPETVEASRPRMDIKFPILGFLMEHEATGYDLRRRFLDPIGFFYRVSDGSIYPALKKLAREGLVTVRNEKHGHRTRKVYSISPEGRTWFKRMLRQPAEPVFVFDEMQIKVYFANNDPAAALSHINNTIREETVHASNLRALVTKMRREKASPFRRIVVELGQAVLEAKARVLTRLATELQNEIRSFAKKPQAGRTPRAAIAK from the coding sequence GTGTACGAAGGATCGATCAGAGGCTCGCGCGGCGCCGCCGCCGCAGGAGCAAGACTGCATCTGATGCAATCGCGGCCGGCGCCGGAGACCGTCGAGGCATCGCGCCCCAGGATGGACATCAAGTTTCCGATCCTGGGCTTTCTGATGGAGCACGAGGCGACGGGCTACGACTTGCGTCGTCGCTTCCTCGATCCGATCGGCTTCTTCTATCGCGTCAGTGACGGCTCGATTTATCCCGCGCTGAAGAAGCTCGCGCGCGAGGGGCTCGTCACGGTGCGCAACGAAAAACACGGACACCGCACGCGCAAGGTTTACTCGATCAGTCCCGAGGGCAGAACCTGGTTCAAGCGGATGCTGCGTCAGCCGGCCGAGCCGGTTTTCGTTTTCGACGAGATGCAGATCAAAGTGTATTTCGCCAACAACGATCCGGCCGCCGCGCTCAGTCATATCAACAACACGATTCGCGAGGAGACGGTCCACGCATCGAACCTGCGCGCGCTCGTCACCAAGATGCGCCGCGAGAAGGCGAGCCCGTTTCGCCGCATCGTCGTCGAGCTCGGCCAGGCCGTGCTCGAAGCCAAGGCTCGCGTGCTGACGCGGCTGGCAACGGAATTGCAAAACGAAATCCGGTCATTCGCGAAGAAGCCGCAGGCGGGACGCACTCCGCGCGCGGCAATCGCGAAGTAG
- a CDS encoding sterol desaturase family protein — MRDAILLVAGLFSWTIVEYVVHGALAHSHRTFVTKIHGIHHGDPHRVFTIRAWPWVAIVYFTSLAFLGISAPTIYLSGIIAGFLAYEFLHYRFHFAEPSSNLESWLRARHLAHHTGAPNAYFGVTTPLWDRVFGSEPEAARRAELEARASKMAPLTGRTNIERITRRFRFSN, encoded by the coding sequence ATGCGCGATGCGATCCTGCTCGTCGCGGGGCTCTTCTCGTGGACGATTGTCGAGTACGTCGTTCACGGCGCGCTTGCGCATTCGCATCGTACCTTCGTTACGAAGATCCACGGCATCCATCATGGCGATCCGCATCGCGTGTTCACGATTCGCGCCTGGCCGTGGGTCGCGATCGTTTACTTCACGAGCCTCGCCTTTCTCGGAATCTCTGCGCCGACGATCTACCTCAGCGGAATCATCGCGGGCTTTCTGGCGTACGAGTTTCTGCACTACCGCTTTCATTTCGCGGAGCCCAGCAGCAATCTCGAATCGTGGCTGCGCGCGCGCCATCTGGCGCATCACACCGGCGCGCCGAACGCTTATTTCGGTGTAACGACTCCGCTCTGGGATCGTGTCTTCGGCAGCGAGCCCGAGGCCGCGCGTCGCGCAGAGCTCGAGGCGCGCGCATCTAAAATGGCGCCGCTGACGGGCCGCACCAATATCGAGCGCATCACGCGCCGCTTCAGATTCAGCAACTAG
- a CDS encoding carotenoid oxygenase family protein gives MWNSDNPFLNGNYAPWREEGDAYDLEVVGEIPRELRGALYRIGPNPHFQPLGRYHWFDGDGMTHAFILRDGRAAYRNRYVHTAGLNGEMKAGRAIYGGLLQQQGELPPDMPPMKNAANTNIIGYANRLLALWEAGLPHELKPETLETVGMYDFDGKMTGPVTAHPKFDPVSGDLLFFGYQPFPPYVTWYRADRQGKLVESRPIDSGLPVMMHDFIATDNYAIFFVCPSVFHIENMANGGPMLQWEPQHGTRIGAMDRRTGEVKWFHDDAFYVFHFLNAYEEDGKLIVDGCRMGALDMTGNSFGNPPLPWRWTLGLSDGSLKQNQVDDQSSEFPRFDERLAGRKHRYGYFGSHHAQNGKELVGFNVVTKRDYKTGKIENQDLGGNKQPGEPVFVPRNAASDEDDGWVLSVWYDPAVNSSELAILDARNFGGAPVARIKAPHRVPFGFHGNWVPA, from the coding sequence ATGTGGAACTCGGATAATCCTTTTCTCAACGGCAACTACGCACCGTGGCGCGAAGAGGGCGATGCCTACGACCTCGAGGTCGTAGGCGAGATCCCGCGCGAGCTGCGCGGCGCGCTGTATCGCATCGGGCCGAATCCGCATTTCCAGCCGCTCGGCCGCTACCACTGGTTCGACGGCGACGGCATGACGCATGCGTTCATCTTGCGCGACGGCCGCGCCGCGTATCGCAATCGCTACGTCCACACGGCCGGGCTCAACGGTGAGATGAAAGCGGGCCGGGCGATCTACGGCGGACTGCTCCAGCAGCAAGGCGAGCTGCCGCCCGATATGCCGCCGATGAAGAACGCGGCCAACACCAACATCATTGGCTATGCCAATCGCCTCCTCGCGCTGTGGGAAGCGGGACTGCCGCACGAACTCAAGCCCGAGACGCTCGAGACGGTCGGCATGTACGACTTCGATGGCAAGATGACCGGCCCGGTCACCGCGCATCCAAAGTTCGATCCGGTGAGCGGCGATCTGCTGTTCTTCGGCTATCAGCCGTTTCCGCCCTACGTCACCTGGTACCGCGCCGATCGGCAGGGCAAGCTCGTCGAGTCGCGTCCGATCGACAGCGGATTGCCCGTGATGATGCACGACTTCATCGCGACTGATAACTACGCGATATTCTTCGTGTGTCCTTCTGTGTTCCATATTGAAAACATGGCTAACGGCGGGCCGATGCTGCAATGGGAGCCGCAGCACGGCACTCGGATCGGCGCGATGGATCGTCGTACGGGCGAGGTGAAGTGGTTTCACGACGACGCGTTCTACGTGTTTCACTTCCTCAACGCATATGAAGAGGACGGCAAGCTCATCGTCGACGGATGCCGGATGGGCGCGCTCGACATGACCGGCAACTCATTCGGCAATCCTCCCCTGCCGTGGCGATGGACGCTCGGTCTCAGCGACGGATCGCTCAAGCAGAACCAGGTTGACGATCAGTCAAGCGAGTTCCCGCGGTTTGACGAGCGCCTCGCCGGCAGGAAGCATCGCTATGGCTACTTCGGGTCGCATCACGCTCAGAACGGCAAGGAACTGGTTGGCTTTAACGTCGTGACCAAGCGCGACTACAAGACCGGCAAGATTGAGAATCAGGATCTCGGCGGCAATAAGCAGCCGGGCGAGCCCGTGTTTGTGCCGCGCAATGCTGCATCTGACGAGGACGACGGATGGGTGCTTTCCGTCTGGTACGATCCGGCGGTCAATTCCAGCGAGCTCGCGATCCTCGACGCGCGCAATTTCGGCGGCGCGCCGGTCGCGCGCATCAAGGCTCCGCATCGCGTGCCGTTCGGCTTCCACGGTAACTGGGTTCCCGCGTAA
- a CDS encoding PadR family transcriptional regulator, whose translation MAVRKTSHVAARAVATKPRRAPRAIKATLEHALLGVIAEVPEISGYDIVKIFNESMVHYWHAHPGQIYPTLERMAQAGLIRSREVIQRGRPNKRLFTITPAGQAMLLEWMQSPFEGVKLKHAPLLRCRFLGHLGADGAREKLVEEREGWRKYLAFYRDIEQAVFARKTEYGNANMMFAYFTLRRGLDWMAENIRWCDWAIAEIDQHRNLFAVNDGPACEPVPPVRKRSQARSAS comes from the coding sequence ATGGCAGTAAGAAAGACCTCACACGTAGCAGCGCGCGCCGTGGCGACGAAGCCGCGGCGCGCGCCGCGCGCAATCAAGGCGACGCTCGAGCACGCGCTGCTCGGCGTTATCGCCGAAGTGCCGGAGATCTCCGGCTACGACATCGTCAAGATTTTCAACGAATCGATGGTGCATTACTGGCATGCGCATCCGGGGCAGATTTATCCGACGCTCGAGCGGATGGCACAGGCGGGACTGATTCGCAGCCGCGAAGTGATCCAGCGCGGGCGTCCGAACAAGCGCCTGTTCACGATCACGCCCGCGGGCCAGGCGATGCTGCTCGAATGGATGCAGAGCCCGTTCGAAGGCGTGAAACTCAAGCACGCGCCGCTGCTCAGGTGCCGCTTCCTCGGACATCTCGGCGCGGATGGCGCGCGCGAGAAGCTCGTCGAGGAGCGCGAGGGCTGGCGGAAGTACCTCGCGTTCTATCGCGATATCGAGCAGGCCGTATTCGCGCGCAAGACCGAGTACGGGAACGCAAACATGATGTTCGCCTACTTCACGCTGCGCCGCGGCCTCGACTGGATGGCAGAAAACATCCGCTGGTGCGACTGGGCCATCGCCGAAATCGACCAGCACCGCAACTTGTTCGCCGTCAACGACGGCCCCGCCTGTGAGCCCGTTCCACCCGTCAGAAAACGAAGCCAGGCGCGCAGCGCAAGCTGA
- a CDS encoding nuclear transport factor 2 family protein: MSNIAELVAGYIAAWNERDARKRHDIIARTYSNDAVYIDAHRNGEGHEGISTMIAGVQERFVGYNFKLRGAIEEHNGRIRFQWEAGGTKDAPLHFVGTDFGIVGNDGRLKSITGFTDEAPAQPQQ; encoded by the coding sequence ATGAGCAACATCGCCGAGTTGGTCGCAGGATACATCGCAGCGTGGAACGAGCGCGACGCGCGCAAGCGTCACGATATCATCGCGCGCACCTACAGCAACGATGCAGTCTATATCGACGCGCATCGCAACGGCGAAGGTCACGAGGGCATCAGCACGATGATCGCGGGCGTGCAGGAGCGCTTCGTCGGCTACAACTTCAAATTGAGGGGCGCGATCGAAGAGCATAACGGCAGAATTCGCTTTCAATGGGAAGCGGGCGGCACGAAAGACGCCCCGCTCCACTTCGTCGGCACCGACTTCGGCATCGTCGGCAACGACGGACGCCTGAAATCGATCACCGGCTTCACCGACGAAGCCCCCGCACAGCCGCAACAGTAA
- a CDS encoding zinc-binding alcohol dehydrogenase family protein, with the protein MKAAVYYKNGAPDVLKYEDVPDPKCHPSGVVIRVEAVSIEGGDTLNRWRGALTSVPHIVGYQAGGEIVEVGKDVKHLRIGQKVTTVFGAGSHAELRAVAARNAWPVPDGFDIKLASAIPVPFGTADDCLFEFGHLKAGETVLVQAGASGVGVAAIQLAKRAGATVIATASSDERLERLRPLGMDHGINYKNSDVAKSVRKLTDGKGVNLVVDPVGGSTLQGSINSLAYRGRISMVGAAGREAMTVDVGPLMGLNASLSGVFLGAEIGTDRAHNMIQRLVDEAARGELKVVIDKTFPLSEAAAAHAYIESRQAVGRVLLIP; encoded by the coding sequence ATGAAAGCCGCAGTCTATTACAAAAATGGCGCGCCCGATGTTCTCAAGTACGAGGACGTTCCTGATCCCAAATGTCATCCGAGCGGCGTTGTGATTCGCGTCGAGGCCGTCAGTATCGAAGGCGGCGACACGCTCAATCGATGGCGCGGCGCGCTCACCAGCGTCCCACATATCGTCGGCTACCAGGCGGGTGGCGAGATCGTCGAAGTCGGCAAGGATGTGAAGCATCTACGCATCGGACAGAAAGTCACGACCGTGTTCGGCGCGGGCTCGCATGCGGAACTGCGCGCGGTCGCGGCGCGCAACGCGTGGCCGGTGCCTGATGGATTCGACATCAAGCTGGCGTCGGCGATCCCCGTTCCGTTCGGCACTGCCGACGATTGCCTCTTCGAGTTCGGCCATCTGAAGGCCGGGGAGACCGTGCTCGTGCAGGCCGGCGCGAGCGGCGTCGGCGTCGCTGCGATCCAGCTCGCCAAGCGCGCGGGCGCCACTGTTATCGCGACCGCGTCGAGCGACGAGCGCCTCGAACGGCTGCGCCCGCTCGGCATGGATCACGGCATCAATTACAAGAACAGCGACGTCGCCAAGTCGGTGAGGAAGCTGACCGACGGCAAAGGCGTCAACCTCGTCGTCGATCCGGTCGGCGGCTCCACCCTCCAGGGCAGCATCAACTCGCTGGCGTATCGCGGCCGCATCTCAATGGTCGGCGCGGCCGGCCGCGAAGCGATGACGGTCGACGTGGGTCCCCTGATGGGCTTGAACGCGAGTCTCAGCGGGGTGTTCCTCGGCGCCGAGATCGGCACCGATCGCGCGCACAACATGATCCAGCGCCTCGTCGATGAAGCCGCGCGCGGCGAACTCAAAGTCGTAATCGATAAAACCTTCCCGCTGTCAGAAGCAGCCGCCGCACACGCATACATAGAAAGCCGCCAGGCCGTGGGCCGCGTCCTGCTCATTCCATAG